A stretch of DNA from Cololabis saira isolate AMF1-May2022 chromosome 17, fColSai1.1, whole genome shotgun sequence:
ttttttaattaaaaatatattttttgattgaataattaagacatgattgaattattttaatttacattctttGTAATTCGACtaattttttattgaaaatatatttttttattgaataattaaTTCATCATTTCTAACCTTTGAGTTGATCAATAACTTGGAGTTGATCAATAAGTTTGAGTTGATCAATAACTTTGAGTTGATCAATAACTTTGAGTTGatcaataaaacacaggaaacgcGATGGCAACATTCACTTTTATTATCAtgaatataaaaagataaaaattattttataaaaaaacaCTTCACACTAACAGTTCAGCCAGATTTAATGTTAAAGACTAAAGAAAATGACTTTATATCACAATCAGCCTCTGCTTTATTGATATTTAATCAAACAGAACTTTAACAGAACTTTTAAACCTCATTAACTTCCAGTGTCAGAGATTCTGATATTCACATTTAATCAAACATGTGACCTGAAGCTTTTAAAGGGCCAGTCCGTCATTTATGGTTGTCTGATGGTTGATGCTTCAGCGGCGTCCAGGACTTTTACACAACATGAAGAAGAGAGGGATggatgaagaagaagaacgTTATAAAGGAGACCTGAGATGGGTGATGGGGATGATCCTGAGCAGCCAATCAGCTCGCAGGTCACATGATTCCAGGAACAAACAGGTTGAGAGTAAAGACGTCTAGGTCACATGATGCAGAGTGGTCACATGGTAACAAATAACAGCTGACATTCTTTAGAACACGCCGATAACaagaaaataacaagaaaataacaagaaaaataacaagaaaataacacaaaatagagGCCATAGTTTCAGTTAATAAAGATCCGTGAGGAGCAGAGATCCGTGATGACGTCAGAGATCCGTGATGGCGTGAGAGAGAAGGCAGAAGAGGAAGGCAGAAAGGAAGGCACGTCTGGCAGAAATCTCATCAGAAACACCGGGTTACGCTGGTCCTGCAGGAGCTTCAGTAGCTGAATCTGACTTTCTCAATGTCCGATATCAGAGTCCTGGCCAGGTAGATCCCCACCATCTAGAACAGACACACAGGTAGATACAGGTGAGTTACAGGTAGATCCCCACCATCTAGAACAGAGAACAGGTGAGTTACTATCATCATACTGGACCAGGTAGATCCCCACCATCTAGAACAGAGAACAGGTAGATACAGGTGAGTTACTGTCAGACAAAAACAGGTAGATCCCCACCATCTAGAACAGACACACAGGTAGATACAGGTGAGTTACTATCATCATACTGGCCAGGTAGATCCCCACCATCTAGAACAGACACACAggtgagagaaacacaggtgaGTTACTGTCAGACAGAAACAGGTAGATCCCCACCATCTAGAACACAGAACAGGTAGATACAGGTGAGTTACAGGTAGATCCCCACCATCTAGAACAGACACAggtgagagaaacacaggtgaGTTACTGTCATACTGGACCAGGTAGATCCCCACCATCTAGAACAGAGAACAGGTAGATACAGGTGAGTTACTGTCAGACAGAAACACCATCTAgaacagagagaaacagagaacagGTGGACACAGTCAGTGCTTTACTGTCATCATACTGGAAcagtttttcctcccgtacccgagggcgtttttcctcccgtgcccgagggcgtttttcctcccgtgccagagggcgtttttcctcccgtacccgagggcgtttttcctcccgtacccgagggcgtttttcctcccgtacccgagggcgtttttcctcccgtgcccgagggcgtttttcctcccgtgcccgagggcgtttttcctcccgtgcccgagggcgtttttcctcccgtgcccgagggcgtttttcctcccgtacccgagggcgtttttcctcccgtacccgagggcgtttttcctcccgtacccgagggcgttttcctcccgtacccgagggcgtttttcctcccgtacccgagggcgtcgggcgtttttcctcccgtacccgagggcgttttcCCTCCCGTgcccgagggcgtttttcctcccgtgcccgagggcgtttttcctcccgtgcccgagggcgtttttcctcccgtgcccgagggcgtttttcctcccgtgcccgagggcgtttttcctcccgtgcccgagggcgtttttcctcccgtgcccgagggcgtttttcctcccgtgcccgagggcgtttttcctcccgtgcccgagggcgtttttcctcccgtgcccgagggcgtttttcctcccgtacccgagggcgtttttcctcccgtacccgagggcgtttttcctcccgtacccgagggcgttttcCTCCCGTgcccgagggcgtttttcctcccgtacccgagggcgtcgggcgtttttcctcccgtacccgagggcgtttttcctcccgtacccgagggcgtttttcctcccgtacccgagggcgttttcctcccgtacccgagggcgtttttcctcccgtacccgagggcgtttttcctcccgtacccgagggcgtcgggcgtttttcctcccgtacccgagggcgtttttcctcccgtacccgagggcgttttcctcccgtacccgagggcgtttttcctcccgtacccgagggcgttttcctcccgtacccgagggcgtttttcctcccgtacccgagggcgtcgggcgtttttcctcccgtacccgagggcgttttccctcccgtacccgagggcgtttttcctcccgtgcccgagggcgtttttcctcccgtgcccgagggcgtttttcctcccgtgcccgagggcgtttttcctcccgtgcccgagggcgtttttcctcccgtgcccgagggcgtttttcctcccgtgcccgagggcgtttttcctcccgtgcccgagggcgtttttcctcccgtacccgagggcgtttttcctcccgtacccgagggcgtttttcctcccgtacccgagggcgttttcctcccgtacccgagggcgtttttcctcccgtacccgagggcgtttttcctcccgtacccgagggcgtttttcctcccgtacccgagggcgtcgggcgtttttcctcccgtacccgagggcgtcgggcgtttttcctcccgtacccgagggcgtttttcctcccgtacccgagggcgttttcctcccgtacccgagggcgtttttcctcccgtacccgagggcgtcgggcgtttttcctcccgtacccgagggcgttttcctcccgtacccgagggcgtttttcctcccgtacccgagggcgtttttcctcccgtacccgagggcgtttttcctcgcgtacccgagggcgtttttcctcccgtacccgagggcgtcgggcgtttttcctcccgtacccgagggcgtttttcctcccgtacccgagggcgtttttcctcccgtacccgagggcgtttttcctcccgtacccgagggcgtcgggcgtttttcctcccgtacccgagggcgtttttcctcccgtacccgagggcgtcgggcgtttttcctcccgtacccgagggcgtttttcctcccgtacccgagggcgttttcctcccgtacccgagggcgtttttcctcccgtacccgagggcgttttcctcccgtacccgagggcgtttttcctcccgtacccgagggcgtcgggcgtttttcctcccgtacccgagggcgttttcctcccgtacccgagggcgtttttcctcccgtacccgagggcgtttttcctctcgtacccgagggcgtcgggcgtttttcctcccgtacccgagggcgttttttcctcccgtacccgagggcgtttttcctcccgtacccgagggcgtttttcctcccgtacccgagggcgtcggGCGTTTtccctcccgtacccgagggcgtcgggcgtttttcctcccgtacccgagggcgttttcctcccgtacccgagggcgtttttcctcccgtacccgagggcgtttttcctctcgtacccgagggcgtttttcctcccgtacccgagggcgtttttcctcccgtacccgagggcgtcgggcgtttttcctcccgtacccgagggcgtttttcctcccgtacccgagggcgtttttcctcccgtacccgagggcgtttttcctcccgtacccgagggcgttttcctcccgtacccgagggcgtcgggcgtttttcctcccgtacccgaggacgtttttcctcccgtacccgagggcgtcgggcgtttttcctcccgtacccgagggcgttttccctcccgtacccgagggcgtcgggcgtttttcctcccgtacccgaggacgtttttcctcccgtacccgagggcgtcgggcgtttttcctcccgtacccgagggcgttttccctcccgtacccgagggcgtcgggcgtttttcctcccgtacccgagggcgtcgggcgtttttcctcccgtacccgagggcgttttccctcccgtacccgagggcgtcgggcgtttttcctcccgtacccgagggcgtcgggcgtttttcctcccgtacccgagggcgtttttcctcccgtacccgagggcgttttcctcccgtacccgagggcgtttttcctcccgtacccgagggcgtttttcctcccgtacccgagggacAGGTTATTAAGGCGTTATTAAGGAGTTATTACCTGCAGCAGGGAGATGATgatgtttttatgttattttagaGTTATTACCTGCAGCAGGGAGATGATgatgtttttatgttattttagaGTTATTACCTGCAGCAGGGAGATGATgatgtttttatgttattttagaGTTATTACCTGCAGCAGGGAGATGATgatgtttttatgttattttagaGTTATTACCTGCAGCAGGGAGATGATgatgtttttatgttattttagaGTTATTACCTGCAGCAGGGAGATGATgatgtttttatgttattttagaGTTATTACCTGCAGCAGGGAGATGATgatgtttttatgttattaagGTGTTATTTTAGAGTTATTACCTGCAGCAGGGAGATGATgatgtttttatgttattaagGCGGTATTACGGTGGTATTAAGGTGTTATTAAGGGTTTATTACCTGCAGCAGGGAGATGATgatgtttttatgttattttagaGTTATTACCTGCAGCAGGGAGATGATgatgtttttatgttattaagGCGGTATTAAGGCGGTATTAAGGTGTTATTAAGGGTTTATTACCTGCAGCAGGGAGATGATgatgtttttatgttattttagaGTTATTACCTGCAGCAGGGAGATGATGATGTTTTTATGCTATTTTAGAGTTATTACCTGCAGCagggagatgatgatgatgtttttatgttattaagGCGGTATTAAGGCGGTATTACGGTGGTATTAAGGTCATATTACGGTGATATTACGGTGTTATTAAGGGTTTATTACCTGCAGCAGGGAGATGATgatgtttttatgttattttagaGTTATTACCTGCAGCAGGGAGATGATgatgtttttatgttattaagGCGGTATTAAGGCGGTATTACGGTGGTATTAAGGTGTTATTAAGGGTTTATTACCTGCAGCAGGGAGATGATGATGAACACCACGGCCACCGTGTACAGGTTTCCCGGTAGCCAGTCCTCCAGCGCAGCGATGCAGCCCTTGGTGTAGATCTGGTTACTCCATTCAGACTGTAGAACCAGGACAGAACCAGGAAAAACATCAGGACAAACATCAGGACAGAACCAGGAAAAACAACAGACACGGTTCATGTTCCTACCAGGAGGTCAGCAGAGGAACCTGCTCTGGTagaggaaccagaggaaccagaggaaccagaggaaccagaggaaccagaggaaccagaggaaccagaggaaccagaggaaccagaggaaccagaggaaccagaggaaccagaggatccagaggaaccagaggaaccagaggaaccagaggatccagaggaaccagaggaaccagaggaaccagaggaaccagaggaaccagaggaaccagaggaaccagaggaaccagaggaaccagaggatccagaggaaccagaggaaccagaggaaccagaggaaccagaggaaccagaggaaccagaggaaccagaggaaccagaggaaccagaggaaccagaggaaccagaggaaccagaggaaccagaggaaccagaggaaccaggcTCTGATTACAGAACGGTCTGGAAAGGTCAAGTTTctctgactgcgtttccatcagtccaaattcaggttattgctaatattccggttactgaaacattgggaatattccgtttccatggtaattaatcatttatctggatcaaaccagcgacgcggtTTGACAaacttcaacttttctctctccttcttgtaaatcttctatcccggtactttctaccgtctacaaatgcagaaatgttcatatccttcattacatttatgaagtgattagtctcctcctggtcttgtttctccgtgtttagaagaacttcctggactcaaaagaccaggattcctggagaacagagcatgtgcagaaaaaaacttcctgttccgtttggcgtttacatgacccaatattcgggttttaaatagagatgcaccgatcaggattctGAGGGCCGATCACTGATCACCAACACCAGTAtcggccgatcaccgatcacagcgtgaaattcATACATTTGTCAATATTATTAAAGTACCAAGGACAGGAAGTGAACAGGAAGTGAACTCACCTTCAGTTTCTTCCTGACGTCGTAGCCGCACTGCGTGTTCATCACCGTGTCCTGGAAAACAACCAGCAGCAGTTTAACCAGAGAACTGAGACCTGCAGCTACTGGATCAATACTGATCAGtactgatcaatactgatcaCTACCGGATCAATACTGATCAGTATTTATCAATACTGATCAGTACTGGATCAATACTGATCACTACCGGATCAATACTGATCACTACCGGATCAATACTGATCACTACCGGATCAATACTGATCACTACCGGATCAATACTGATCACTACCGGATcaatactgatcaatactgatcaatactgatcaatactgatcaCTACCGGATCGATACTGATCACTACCGGATCAATATTGATCAATACTGATCAGTACTGATCACTACCGGATCAATACTGATCACTACCGGATCAATATTGATCAATACTGATCAGTACTGATCACTACCGGATCAATACTGATCAGTACTGATCACTACCGGATCAATACTGATCACTACCGGATCAATATTGATCAATACTGATCAGTACTGATCACTACCGGATCAATACTGATCAGTACTGATCACTACCGGATCAATACTGATCAGTACTGATCACTACCGGATCAATATTGATCAATACTGATCAGTACTGATCACTACCGGATCAATATTGATCACTACCGGATCAATATTGATCAATACTGATCAGTACTGATCACTACCGGATCAATACTGATCAGTACTGATCACTACCGGATCAATACCGATCACTACCGGATCAATACCGATCACTACCGATCACTACTGATCACTACCGGATCAATACTGATCAGTACCGGATCAATACTGATCAGTACTGGATCAATACTGATCAGTACTGGATCAATACTGATCAGTACTGGATCAATACTGATCAGTACTGGATCAATACTGATCAGTACTGGATCAATACTGATCAGTACTGGATCAATACTGATCAGTACTGGATCAATACTGATCAGTACCGATCAACTGATCTactgatcactgatcaatactCACGGCGGGGTCGGGGATGCAGCAGGAGAAGGGAACCCCACACTTCTCTCTGCTGCGGTGAGTCCCGTTGCAGCTGAAGTAAACGTTGTGGTCCCAGTCCACCGGGTCCTGGGCCCCGCAGCACTGGTTCTGGAATAAGagataatcaataatcaatcaatCTGGAAACACAAACCCTAGAAACCCAAACCCTAGAAACCCGCAGCACTGGTTCTGGAATAAGagataatcaataatcaatattaCACCGTTTATTATCTATCTGGAAACACAAACCCAAACCCTAGAAACCCGCAGCACTGGTTCTGGAATagataatcaataatcaatatcaCACTGGGCCCCGCAGCACTGGTTCTGGAATagataatcaataatcaatcaataaatataACCCTCTAGAAACCCGCAGCACTGGTTCTGGAATagataatcaataatcaatcaataaatataACCCTCTAGAAACCCGCAGCACTGGTTCTGGAATAATCaatcatcaataatcaatatCACAATCAATCTGGAAACACAAACCCAAACCCTAGAAACCCGCAGCACTGGTTCTGgaataatcaatcaatcaatcaatcagaccCTAGAAACCTGCAGCACTGGTTCTGGAATAAGagataatcaataatcaatatcaATCAATCTGGAAACACAAACCCTAGAAACCCAAACCTTAGAAACCCGCAGCACTGGTTCTGGAATagataatcaataatcaatcaataaatataACCCTCTAGAAACCCGCAGCACTGGTTCTGGAATAAGagataatcaataatcaatatcaCAATCAATCTGGAAACACAAACCCTAGAAACCCTAGAAACCCGCAGCACTGGTTCTGGAATAAGagataatcaataatcaatcaataaatataACCCTCTAGAAACCTGCAGCACTGGTTCTGGAATAAGagataatcaataatcaatcaatcaatattaCACTGAGCCCCGCAGCACTGGTTCTggaataatcaataatcaatatcaATCAATCAGACCCTAGAAACCTGCAGCACTGGTTCTGGAATCAATAATCAATCAAACCCTCTAGAAACCTCTGGTTCTGTTGGAGacggttctgtgacatcacaggctTCAGATCAATATTACAGTTTCCTCACTgcaaaactctaaatcttaccaggaatattggtcttatttgtagttaaaatgtctcatttttagtcaaaaaatctcattacaattaaaacaagagtcattaccagaaaaataacttatttgacaattttcacctgtttcaagtaaattttcacttgaaataagtagaaaaatctgccagtggaacaagattgttttgcttgtaatgagaagataaatcttgtcccactggcagatttttctgcaaaaaacagtgagtgcaaaggatggtaatacaagtaatttattatatattttacattctatattattatatataacatattattattacatataacagctgctgctgagaaaattgcaatagtatctaatttgtgacatgttccaaccacaggttaatttgcacattttatttatattagaagaggtatCACTGATagggttttattttcagtgaaattttatttatttgtcctgtttctttatttatcaagttgtattttttctactttgtgattttataagctaggaAAATTTGAAGGACAAGATACTTTAGCTGtttcactgttatcccactgtttaagccttacagtttgaataaatgttgaatctgttcttacatttcaaacttgtttcatttgagtcattacagttttgcagtacaggtgaaactcatttaattggtttttattaattaaatgtaattggtgtagtttagtgtttagtatcttttacagcagtgatttgcctccaaagactgaatgtggtgatagatttatagttacaaaggtggagttgaattggtatttttttatcgtcatttttatcgttatcgggataaatggcagaaattatcgtgatacatttttttgtccgtaccgcccatcccttGTTGGAAGTAAAGTTTAGTTTTGGTGGAAATCTTCAAAGTAATAAAACGGCTTTTTTGTCTCTTGTGTGTCGTTTGCTCCACGTTCTAGGTTTCTGTTAAAAGAACTGGATTCATCAAAGTTCCTGCTGTGGGAACCAGGTTCATCTGTAGTTTTAGTTGTATTGTTGTAAGAATCATCTGTGACCCATGAACTTCAATGATTGTAAAGTCTTACCATCCTCTGCAGAGACTACAACATGAATGATTGAACATgaatgattgtagagttttgaatgattgtagagttttgaatgattgtagagttttgaATGATTGTAGTTTTgaatgattgtagagttttaaTGATTGTAGTTTTGAATGATTGTAGTTTTGAATGATTGTAGTTTTgaatgattgtagagttttgaatgattgtagagttttgaatgattgtagagttttaaTGATTGTAAAGTTTTGAATGATTGTAAAAGTCTTACCATCCTCTGCAGAGACTAGAACATGAATGATTGTAGAGTATTAAATGATTGTATTTTTACCATCCTCTGCATGGAGTCGATGAGGTTCTGCAGGTCGATGTCGTCCCGGTAGGCCCGGATGTTCTGCAGGAAGAAGTCATTGATCCAGTCTCTGACCTGACTCTGAAACACCACGGCTAAAACGGCCGCCGTCAACTCCAGGAAGAAGATCAACCCAATCACCCCGGAGAACTGAAACAGAGAGAAATACAAACTAAAACATGATTCAACTCCAGGAAGAAGATCAACCCAATCACCCCGGAGAACTGAGGAGAAACAGAGAAATACAAACTAAAACATAGAGAATAGAGACATCCCAGATAAATCTGGTTAGAGGCCCGGGAATAGAGACATCCTAAATAAAGCTGGTTAGAGGCTCGGGAATAGAGAGATCCCAAATAAAGCTGGTTAGAGACCCGGGAATAGAGACATCCCAAATAAAGCTGGTTAGAGGCCCGGGAATAGAGACATCCCAAATCACCGGGAATAGAGACATCCCAGATAAAGCTGGTTAGAGGCCCGGGAATAGAGACATCCCAGATAAAGCTGGGTTAGAGGCCCGGGAATAGAGACATCCCAAATAAAGCTGGGTTAGAGGCCCGGGAATAGAGACATCCCAGATAAAGCTGGGTTAGAGGCTCGGGAATAGAGAGATCCCAAATAAAGCTGGTTAGAGACCCGGGAATAGAGACATCCCAAATAAAGCTGGTTAGAGGCTCGGGAATAGAGACATCCCAGATAAAGCTGGTTAGAGGCCCGGGAATAGAGACATCCCAAATCACCGGGAATAGAGACATCCCAGATAAAGCTGGTTAGAGGCCCGGGAATAGAGACATCCCAAATAAAGCTGGTTAGAGGCCCGGGAATAGAGACATCCCAGATATCTCTGCCCTCCCCTCAGACAGATACACCAGAGAACAGCCCTCCCCTCGGACAGATACACCAGAGAACAGCCCTCCCCTCGGACAGATACACCAGAGAACAGCCCTCCCCTCGGACAGATACACCAGAGAACAGCCCTCCCCTCGGACAGATA
This window harbors:
- the LOC133463249 gene encoding tetraspanin-14-like isoform X2, with the protein product MYYYRYDNAEVSCCYKYLMFSYNIIFWLAGAAFIAVGFWAWSEKGILLDLTQVTRLHGFDPVWLVLTVGGITFTLGFAGCVGALRENICLLKFFSGVIGLIFFLELTAAVLAVVFQSQVRDWINDFFLQNIRAYRDDIDLQNLIDSMQRMNQCCGAQDPVDWDHNVYFSCNGTHRSREKCGVPFSCCIPDPADTVMNTQCGYDVRKKLKSEWSNQIYTKGCIAALEDWLPGNLYTVAVVFIIISLLQMVGIYLARTLISDIEKVRFSY
- the LOC133463249 gene encoding tetraspanin-14-like isoform X1; translated protein: MYYYRYDNAEVSCCYKYLMFSYNIIFWLAGAAFIAVGFWAWSEKGILLDLTQVTRLHGFDPVWLVLTVGGITFTLGFAGCVGALRENICLLKFFSGVIGLIFFLELTAAVLAVVFQSQVRDWINDFFLQNIRAYRDDIDLQNLIDSMQRMNQCCGAQDPVDWDHNVYFSCNGTHRSREKCGVPFSCCIPDPADTVMNTQCGYDVRKKLKSEWSNQIYTKGCIAALEDWLPGNLYTVAVVFIIISLLQMVGIYLASMMIVTHLYLPVCLF